TACAGACCTGATCTCGTAAGTGATTTAaagttttgattttcatttaatttataaCGGCTAAGTAATATGTGTTTTGAAATTTCTCCTATAGGAATGCTGTTCAGTGGACATTGTTAAGGTCACTGTGGCAAAAATACCAAAACACTTCTATTTCAAAATGTTAATATGCTTGTTTGTCAGTCCAATAATAAGGAAAAAGAGGCAAATATGTGAAGCTGCTAGAAAGTCATGTCTCAGGATTTTTCCTCAGTTTTGAAGAGCAATGTGCATCAGACATTAAAAGAAATTATCTAGTTTACCCAGAATGTAAAACATTCTGCATATGTGCAATGAAAATTGGCACTCTTCTTAGCATATTTTTGTCAGAGTAAAGTTACCTTTTCTATGGGGTTATAAGATTCTTTTCCACTCTAGACTAGAAGAGCTAGAATCCCATGTCAGTAATACCTacaagattttttctttttttttttttttttgcttaaatcCGAGTCAGCAGTTAGTTGCTTTCACAGCTTGGTTGGGAAGCAGATTGTAGTAGTAACACGACACCACATGCAGAGGTAGTAGTTTTTCCAGGACctgaaagtacacctctaccccaatataacgctgtcctcaggagccaaaaagtcttaccgcgttataggtgaaaccgcgttatatcgaacttgctttgatctgctggagcgcgcagccccgccccccgggagcactgcttttccacgttatatccaaattcgtgttatattgggtcatgttatattggggtagaggtgtatataataaACCTTCATTTTTAAAGGCATTAGACACAGAACCAGGAAAaagtaaacttgttttattaagACCTAAAGCTCAGAAGTGAACTTTTGGGCAAAGTTGGATCTACTTATGATTTGGGTGGAAAGCATGTGAAATTTTTGTGAATTTAATTCTAAACCAGGTGAAATGCTACAGTTTTGGCATAGATTTGTATTTTGCTTTGTCTAGAAATTCAAAGGGTGAAAAATCTATGCAAATCAAATGTTGGAAAAAGTATTGCAATTGTTTGACATCTGATTCTTACAGCTTGCTTTTTACCTTCTATATTTTTCCAAGCTCTTGACTTTTAcaaccttttttttcctttgtcccTTTTACACTAGGAAAACATTCCCTCTTCCCAAATATTCCTTTGCTTCAAAAAATGGAGCTGAAATTAACATGGCTTTGTTGCCTTGTTTATACACTAGCATAATCTACTATTACCATAGCTGTGCAGATGCAAAGTGTGGCTGCATAAAGCGTAAAGTATCTTATGTGGCTTCCATTTAAACAGTTGCTGTCTTATTCACGCAGTGGTAACCGAGCCTTTATTATCTTCTCAGATGGATCTATTTATGCTCATACTGTAATATCACACACTCTTTCTATTTAGTCTTCCATCTTTTCCACAAAAGGAGAGGAAATAGAATCAACATTTTGCtgttcaaagcaaatacattaaaaagaaactgAATTTAATACTTAAAATCTGCAGTGCTGGAGAGTGATGTTCTGGCATATTATGATTTTATGGCAATATCAGCACAGGGTACTCCACAGTGTCCCACCAGTATGCCTTCTCCCTGATCTGGAGGCAATCCTTCGAGGGTTTCCATGCCTATTAGATCTGTTTCCATGCCTATTAGATCTTTGGCTTCTCTCATAAGGCTGCTGACAAAAGTACCAGTTGCTGTGATAGTagatgtgtccacactgcaattactAGGTACAGGGTGGTTTCATTTGAACCGATTGTCTTAAtccaacagccatcagatggtaactgGTGACCTGGTTTAAACTTGAACCAATGCCCtacaacaggggtcagcaacgtttggcacgcggctcgccagggtaagcaccctggcaggccgggccagttttatttacctgctgatgcggcaggttcggccaatcgcggccctcactggccacggttcgccgtcccgggccaatgggggcgacgagaagctgcagccagcacattgtttgcccgcgccacttctcgccgcccccattggcccaggacagcaaaccgcggccagtgggggccacgatcggccgaacctgctgcgtcagcaggtaaataaaactggcccggcccgccagggtgcttaccctggcgagccgcgtgccgaacgttgccgacccctgccctacagCTTCTGCAACCTATAAGCCATCCCACTCTGTCTGTAGAGCTTTTGTTGTTTAAACTTGTGTAACTTTATTTCAAAAAGTGGTGGGGTAGCTCTGCCTTCTAGTAGAGGAAACAAAAGACCAGTTTCAAAATAggaattctttaaaaagaaaaattatactTGAAGAATCTTCCCATAGTTTTAGAGTGATACTTTTCCTACCAGTACATTAGTAATTAGGAAGTATATAGTAATTTTATGAAATGGTTTCTTTGACatataatgacaaaacaaaatgtatagCTGTACAAAGTGCTCATCTGTAGTTATTTAAACTAATGAAGACTCTAAAAGCTTATagctttaaaagcagcaaagattaAATAAAGTGAAGGTTTTTTTTCACCCCCAGTGTAGGTGTTTCATCTTCAAGACCAGTGTGAGGGCTGTGAATTTCCACTATCACCCCTGTTTGGCATGAAATCTGAAGCTCCCTTtggcaaattaaatgtatactgGCCACATAATACAGCTACTTTCCTCTTCTGAAGAGTAGAAGAGGCTCTTGTTCCTGTGGCCAAGCACTTACCATATTCTCCCACCATTTTCAAATTGTATCTTTGGGAGTCCTTATGCACATGCACCCTGACCAGGTTAACTGGAATGGCAGTTACAAAGGTGGATGACTTAACTGAAGTGAGACAGCTGCTTATCAGGAAACCATGTGGCAATACATGATTAAGGGAAGGATACATCAGTTTGAGCTATATTCTTAAGGGAGATGGTGGAAAAACAGTTCACTCTAGATCTCTAGTAACTAAAATGCCAGCCACATTTATAATTTCCTATAAAATAACCAGGTTTCAGTGGCTCTTCTCCATCCCTGGAATGGAATTTAGTACTGTGGGAAGGGTTCCTTAGAAAAGGTATTCCCCGCCTCCCCCAAGATCAAGTTGTTCCAAAGGACTAAAGTCAAATTGCCAGATGCAAGAAGTTGAAGTTGAATTAGAAAGAAATTTGGTTGATGCTAGAGATCAGTTTAAAATTAGCTCAAGAAAGAGGGAGACAAAATTGTAACTTGAATGTAGTGTTCTTTTCTGCCTCTCAGGGGATGTctaattttctgttttgtttagcTCCGTTTTCTATATCTCAGTCACAGATTTTGAGCACTGacatctttgttttatttattttatagactATACCTGAAATTCCGCCTAAGCCTGGAGAACTGAAAACGGAACTCTTGGGtctaaaacaaaaaccaagcgAAGTTCATACTTCACAGCAATGACCACAGAATATTGAAGTCATGAAGGGtagcattttcagaagtgcctaagtctcattttcctaCGTGATTTAGGAACCAAAGTCATTGGGACttatgcacttctgaaaattgtaccCAAGTCCATGTATGAAATGCTGTAGTCCTGTAAAtctatatttctatttatttaaaacaaaaaaacttgtaTGTAAGAAATAATTGAGGAATCCTGTTTATCAGAAATCCAGCCAGTTGTTCATTAAAAGtccttgtatttttgttttcagaagaatATAATTTTTTTGTCCTGATTACTctgtaacaatttttaaaatctattgaaAGTATAATTCATATTGGCTCCTAGTCTAAATAAATGTTATTAGGAATTTGAAAATTAACAAGATTTTATTAGGattaatgtaataaaaattattGTAATTACAGAATGCGCTGCAGACTCAGAAGTCATCTTCTTTAGTACAGATCACTAGAAGTAGTGGCTTGACATTTTCTGTAGCACCACCACATTGAATTGattagccttttttaaaaaaagtttaattttatatAAGTGGACATTTAATACTACAGTGTCatgctttaaatattttctctagTTGTACGTGCATATATACATGGTATCTGCAGATGAGGTTAAATAGAACTTTGCTTACTATTGCTTTTATAAGCAGTTATGCTAGATTTCTCATCAGAAATTTTGTCagcaaatccattttttttcataataCTGTTTATGTATATGTATAATTCAGTGTAGCTGCTGTTCTTGTATAGAGGGGAAAGGCAGAAATGGTGTATTTGAGTGTCCTGCTAGTGTGTGcgcttggttttttgtttttgtttttaaaacgaGCAGATGAACTTCCAGTTCTGAGGGGGagaggtggcttttttttttttttttttttttggctgaacaTTGGAACATCTCGGTGTGGGCTGCTTTAAGAAATCTATCACAAAATTTAAAGAAGGGAAGAGAGTAGAAATAAAAGCACTACGAAGATTTAATGATAAGTATAAAAGACAGAATGAAAAACTTACTTTAATGAAGGTTTCCCCAAAAGTTGTACATCTTACTGTTGTGAACGTCCAGAACAAACATCACTTCTAGCCAAATTTACACTAATAAGtcatatatatttaattataacaAACGGTATCATGGATGTGATTTCTTAACCCCATCTGACACTTCCTATGAAGCATGCAGATCATGCCTGAAACCTGTGTGACCCTCTGCAAAATCCCTTACTGCTACTGACTTCTATTCCTTCAGGAGGTAAATGAATCAGTGGGTGTACACTGTCCTAAAATTGGTAGTAATACTAGGCCCTGATGGCCGCTAATAAGGAATCACAATGTATACTAGTCCTCCTTTCATGCTTACATAATTTGGCAGAAAGGAGATCAATTTTTTATAAATTTgctgaaatctaacaaactaTGTTTGTCAATTGAATAAGTGTTATAGCCAATATAGAATGGAATGTAATAGAATAACCCCTTTTTACTGAGTCCTGGGAGCGTTAGCTGACTAATAttaatgctgggttttttttcaggTCAACTTTTAACTTGAATAGTATTCTCAAATCACGACACTTGCTTATTCTTATCTAATCTATAATTTATTAATCCACCCAGAACCACATTAGTATACAATGAACAGTTGACCACTCATGTGTAACCAAACTAATGTAGGTGTGTACTACACATACACAATACAGTCTTGCAAGCAGTTATCAGACATAAGGCTCAACAGTTATGTCAAGGAATAATGCAAATTATCAAGGTTTCTTACTATGTTTACTTACGATCATCAATTCGTAATTCTTTAGTATCTAACTCATTTATCACACTTTCAAGGATGCACTTGTTTTTAAGGCACTTTAAGTGTTTGGTTACTCTTGTTCAAATGAATTGATTCAAAAGGGACAATTTTAGACTATTAAAAACAATTGCTTAAAGGTATTATTTTCAATTTCTCTTAGGTTAATTTGCTTGGATTTATAAAGGAGTTGCAATCTAAAATATGGTTACTTGAGGTCTCACTAGAATGCGTAGACTTAGCAAGAAAACCTACAGTtactatattaaagaaatagaagtgGAAATACAATTTTGGTGAgatttcttttcaatttcttcTTATCTTCTTaacctggggatggggaggatcCTTTCCACATGGTTGGTCTGAGTGTCGGTCACACTTAGGATTGTGCAGCTTCTTATTGGGTTCAGTTAACGCTCCAGTTGCACATGGTGACCTCAGTTTTAATACCTAATCTTTCTGACATCTGTCAGAGGGAGTAGAGTGGGATTCTTGGATATGTAAATGGGAACATCAAGTAGGAGTAGGAAGGTGATATTTCTGCTGTATAAAGCATAGTGAGACCAttattggaatactgtgttcagttctgaggtccacactaaaaaaattaaaaagttgaaaaattAGAAGTGGTTCagcaaagagctacaagaatgagttgaggtctggaaaacatgccttctaTACCAAGAGGTTTAAGAATTTCCATCTATTTGATTCATTCAAAAGATGGCTAAGAGGTAACCTGATCAGTCTACAGGTTCCTATATGGGAAAGAGATTTTTAATAGTAGAgagttctttaatctagcagaaaaagacatgagatccaatggctggaaaataGAGGTTACTTACCGTATAGTAactagagttctttgagatgtgtcgaTCTCAGGGGTATTCACTGTGGGTGTACATGTGGTCCCTGTTCTTGAGATTGGATGCTTTCTCAATAGCAATGTTTGTTGGTCTGTATCTGTGCCTCCACTGAACTGAGGGTATAAGGGGTGCTGTGGActgactgcctctccagttcctgctCCACTGTGAATTGGGAGATGGTCTGAACAACAGGGAAGGAGGACACGTCATGGAATGTACCCATGGGGACTACACATCTCTAAGATCTCCAGTTGctataaggtaagtaacctccatttctttgagtgctggtccctatggaTATTCACAGTGGGTGACTCCCAAGTAGTACTCATTGTGGAGAAAGGTGTGAGGAAGCTGCATCTTAAATTGCAAGATCACTGAACCAAAGGAAGCATTCCAGATGAAGTTTAAACATGGGCGTAATGCCTAGTAATGATGCAAATAAAACCCCAAGTTGTCATGCTACAAAATTCAAAGAGGGCAACTCCCTGCAGGAAAGCCACCAAGACAGCTTGTGCTCTAGTAGTGTGTGCCTTGAagctggaagggaaggggctTCATAATCTCACAAAAGAGAATAGACCCTGAAATCGATCTCAAGAGTCTATGGGGAAAGCTTCTTCCTTCAAGATTATTTGTTTCCATTGCTGAGAACAGAGACTTCCTAAAGGGCTTAGTCCTCTGCAAGTAGAAGGCTAAAGCTCTGAGGACATCCGAAGAGTGGAGCTTCTTGTCCTCCCTGTTTATTATGAGGTTTTAAATAGAAAATGGGCAAATGAACAGTCTGATTCAGGTGAAATTCAGAGGGAACCTTCGAGATGAACTCAGGATGCAATCTCAAGGACACTTTATCCCTGTGAAACACGGGATAGGGAGGATCCGCCAGGAGGGCCTCGAACTCACTCACTCCTCTAGCAGAGGTGATTTCACAGAGAGGTACAAAAAAGGCCAGAGGCTCGAATGGTGGGTTCAAAAGTGCTGAGAGTACCAAGTTTATGTCCCTGGCACAGTGCAGGTTGTAATACTGGTGGAAAGGCTCTGATAATGCCTTTCAGGAACTTCACATTGTTGTGGGATGGGTAAAGATGGAGGAGTTTTCCATTGGAGAAGGAAGGCATTGATAGCTGCCAGATGCACATGCAGAAAACTGACAGGTGAGCCTGATGTCTTCAAGGAAAGAACATAGTCTAGAATAAAAGGGATCCCAGACTCTTCTAGAGAGATTATGCTGTTGACACCAGAGGTAGAACAACATCCATTTGACTACACAGTACTTTCTTGTAGAGGGTCTCCTGCTGTTTGTTGAGGATGGATTGGACCTGCTCAGAGCATGATCTCTAAATCTGTTGATCATCCAAAAACCAGGCTGCCAGATAGAGGCCAGGTTGGGATGGTTAGTTCTGCCCCTGTTCTGAGATAGTAGCTGCAGGAGTGGTTGTAGATGTATGCATGGGTGAGAGGCTATCTGCAGGGTGGTGGTGAACCAAAATTGTCTCAGCCACGAAGGTACTACCAGGATTACTTTCGCCTTGTCCTGCCTGACATTTCTGAGGACGCAAAATAATAGACGAATGGAAGGAAAGGCGTACGTGAGTGGATCTGACCATAGTACCAGAATGCATAGTCCCCCTTTGTAGTTGTGCCGCTGGGCTGCTCAGGAGAAGTTGTCTGGGCATTCCTTATTTGGGTTACAAAGAGGTCCCAGGATGGGAAACCCCACTGCCAGATAATGCTGTGCCACTAAAGAGGGGAGCTCCCATTCGTGATCCTGATGGAAATGCCTCCTCAGGCTGTCTGTTAAGGTGTTCACTATTCTTGGTAGGTGAACTGTTGAGAGGGTGATCTGATGccagatgcaccagttccagagtctGATTGCACTATGCGGAGTAGGGAAGACTTTGCTCCTTCCTGCTTATTTATATAATGTACTATAATGATGTTGTCTGACATGATTTGGACGTGTGCACTGGATGAAAGGGTAAAAACCTCTTGCAGGCTTCACAAAGTGCCTGAAGCTCAAGAAGATCGATGTGCAGTTTGGATTCTGGTGGAGTCCAAGCACGCTTAGCTATATAGTCACCCAGGTCTCCCTAGGCCAGTAGGGAGGTATCCATAAGTATCTTTGTGGATGGTAGAGGGATGAAGGGAATCCCTACATAGACAGTCTTTGTTTTCCCACCAAGTGAGGGACATGAGGACACTCTGAGGGAGCAAAACTTGTTTTGTCCAGGGTATGCCTGCTTGGGATGTAGACTGTCTGCAGCCATGCCTGGAGGCAACAGAGGTGAAGTCTCACAAAAGGTATCACATAggcacgggggtggggaggaaggggcacgCCCACAGCAATTGGCATGAGCATAGAACTCCTCTGCTGTAGCCCCAAGGCTAGAGCTAACAGCTCCTCTAGCTCTGGGGCCACAGCAGGGAGAGtgagctcctctggccctggtgGGAGCTGACAGTTCTTCCAGTCCTGAAACTGTGGTGGGGACACAGAACTTGATCCACCAAAAGCAGTCAAATTTAAATTTCTGCATATGCCCCTGCATAGGTACAGGCAGCCATATgacctagaacaggggtcggcaacctttcagaagcggtgtgccgagtcttcatttattcaacctaatttaaggtttcgtgtgccagtaatacattttaatgttttttagaaggtctgtcTCTATAAGTcgatatattatataactaaactagtgttgtattgtaaaataaacaaggttttcaaaatgtttaagaagcttcatttaaaatgaaatgaaaaagttgATCTTACGCCACCGGCCCGCTcggcccgctcagcccgctgctggtctggggttctgttcacctaggccggcagcgggctgagcgaggcctgcagccaggaccccggctggcaaaggtccggcagccagaaccccagaccagcagcgggctgtgtggggccggcagccacgaccccagaccagcagtggactGAGCGGCTCAGCTCACTGCCGCTCAAGGGTTccatccgctggctcctgccagccgggatcctggcTGCCGGATCCACTCaacccgctgccagtctggggtcccggccctccCCACATaaagtgggtacctaccttctcttTGGTTCtggccattctcttcctctctctgcactgagctgagggtggcagtgcactgagcacagggctgggggtgaagggttgGGCCAGGAGCtaaaatgagggagggggctcaggaggttcgggtgtggggcacttacttgggcagctcccatttgatgcGAGGGGTGCAGATGGGAATGTGGGCGGGGGCAGGAGCTTCCGTTTGGTGctccgggtgggggtggggatgtggcgggtgcatggggtgtgggggggctggggatgtggggcggtgcaggtgtcagggcagagggggggctggggatgtgtgggggtgccagagacAGGGCTAGGGTTGTGGGTGTGGGAttaaggagtcaagcagaggactgggtgtgtatgagagaggtacagggctcagggcaggggtctggggtgtgtgcggggctcagggcagagtgtgtgtgtggggaggtcagGGCTCAGGGGAAAAGGCTGGGTGACTGCCCCCctaagaactcccaaccccccaactccttgtcccctgaccaccccctctgGAGGACCCtctcaccctaactgcccccacccccaggaccctccttgctccctgtcccctgactgccctgacccctatatccaccccctgcctcctgacagaccccgggactcccatgccccatccaaccctccctgctccctgactgcccctatccaacccaccctgtcccctgactgctcccacgcccaccccttatccaacccccccggcccCGAACCTCTTACCATGAGGCTCCACGCAGAGCCTGATAAGCTGCCCCGTGGGTGCGCGCAGCCTCGGCCCCCAGAGCTCTGCGTGcgcagcggcagggctctgggtGAGCAGGGAGCGTCTTTCCCTCCCcgtggagccaaacactgccctgcGGGAGCGCACAGCCCCTACCGCCAGAGCGCTGCGCGCACGGCGGcagagctccaggggaggggaggtgtgggaggggccagCAGCTTGCTGCGCTCCAGTCCAGGAGCGCGGACCCCGTGGCTTGCCATGCCAGGAGAGTGGGGTCATTTGCCCACCCCATGCGCATGGctatgcttctgctccctgcccccgcggGGGGAGCGGAGGTCAGAGGAGAGCGGGCTGGGCTggccaggatttttaatggcacgctggagtcccagcaggctCCAGCGTGCCGTTAAAAATTggctcgcgtgccgtctttggcacgcgtgccataggttgccgatccctgacctagCAGGACCAGGCAGAACCAGACTGTTGTCTGGGGACTGAGTCAGAGCTGGGCATTGAGATTCCTCATCATGAGGAATCTGTCTAATGGTAAGTATGCTTTGATTGAATTCAGATTCACTCAGATAAAATCTGTAACTGTATATGTGTCAAAGTGGAATTTTCTAGATTTGCTTGAAGCCCCAACAAATGAAAGAGATCGAGTGAAGAGAGAACAGCCATCTGCACCTCCTGGTATGGCTGTCCCTTGAGCAGTCAATTGTTGAGGAAATACTGTGCTGCCTTGGTGCGGCAGATACACTGCTACCACAgagagaaactttttaaaaactcacaGTGCTGCCAATAAGCTGAAGTGAAGAGGCTTGTATTGAAAGTACTCCTGGACCACTGTGAAGTTCAGGAATCTCCTGTGTGCTAGATGAATGTCTATATGAAAGTAGGCTTCCTTCTAATTGAGGGCCGCAAACAAGTTGCCTTCATTTTGAGAGGATCTCCAAAAGCTTATGGCTTGAACATCCCCTAGAGGGATCTGGAGAATATCTGCAATTTTCCTAAAGAGGGCCTGATACTGTTTATAGTCATCTAGTGGTGAAGGTGAGGCTGgtgccactgcctcatctgggaAGAAGAAAGTGCTGCCAGTAGATCCGGTGGTAGTGGTGGTTGTTCTTCCGCAAAACcttctgggggcagaggggcctgAAACTCCTCTCTGGGTGGAGATCTCTGTCTAAAGCATTGCCCAGGGTCTTTGTAATTCAGAActctaaaatatgtttttaaggaATTGTAATATGACCAGTGAGTGGGATCATATGGATTAGGAGAACCCCCTGGGGGAATCACTAGTCATTAGGCCAATAATGTTCTGTGTGGGGATGTGTTGGCATTGGGAAGACTCTGGAGGCCCTATTAGGGTCCATTTCTCACCTCAGGACTGTTAGTGGAACTTCTGGTATCACTTCCTGTTCATTGGAGGAATAGGAGTTGCCTGACTCCACTGGTGGAACCGCTGGTACCAGCTGCCTTGTGACACTCTAAGGGAAGGAACCAGTAAGTGGTGAACTGTTGTTGTTGGAGCCTCAGCAGTGTGACTGGTATTCAGAATTGGCATCTGACACAACATTGGTGTAGGAATATCCCTGGCTGATACTGGGACTGAAAGGACTGGCAACTCTGTAGATAGCTAGGTTCTCAAGAATATGCTAGTCTGGCAGATGGAGTGGGAAGGACTCCTgactctaggccaggggtctcaaacatgcagaGTTGTTTGCTGCAGCCCACCATAGCTCCTCTCACCACCCCTACCCCCTAAGTGGGCCATATCTCTgttcctccacctacctcccagcacttcctgctgccaaacaactgtttggtggtgcttagaGCTTTCCAGGATGAGGAGGAGGGATATGGCATACTGAGGAGAGGAtgtggagaagaggtggggctggggtgggaataGGGatagggactttggggaagggtggggcctcactgaaggggtgggggtggtcttttgtatatgaaaaggtgtcagtgatgtggcccttgggccaacgTACTAGTCCTCATGGTTATTTGAGTTTGAGATACCTGCTCTAGGGTACCTGGTAGTGCAGGTTTGTGTGAGGCAGTCTTCCTGTGATGCAGTACTTCCAGTGCAGGAAGTGAAAGGTTCCTTCTCTTCTTGCAGGGTTCAGACCCACCTCTTGCATCAACAGCTTCAGTGTGCACTTAGCTGTCACTGCTGTTGATGCCAACAGACATTACCCATGAATTCCAGACAGATGTGTGCTGGGGGTGTAGAGTCTTTCCTGGTACTGAGGGCAGgctgtcctctttataaaagaAAGGTGAGGTAATTTATCCCTCTTAGGGGAGTGTTTACCTTTACCTTGCTCATGCCTGTTTAAAGAGATCCTTGGGCTTATCTGGAACTATGCTATGTTAGTGCTGGAGAGCAGCAGgggctgtctcaacttgctgatctacttaaaaaaagGCCATATACTTAGAGTGAGGTCAATTATACTTAAAGGGGCAAGTCTCTCACACAGGTGAgagtctgccatgctgtctcccttccctccatttgtgctgctttgtaaagtgtgaggctacattatcaacaatgtgttaaccttgagggctcagctgttctactccatcatttagcagtaaatcattccctgagaaatatcccAACCTCTGACTTTACCACCTCatccaagcttcacaatcatcattgtggtgtacagtattaaaattgtttaaacaCTGTGTAATAAGATTGCTCTGGAACCTCATCCACCTTATTACATTAATTTCACTGAAagtacatttttcaggaacatgctTAATGTTGTAATTAAGAAGTTACTGTACACTTTGAAGTTGGGTTTAGCACAGTAATCAAGTCAGACTGACTTCTTTCAGCATAGTTCTTCTGAATCTTAAGAAGATGAGCAACTGCCCCAACTATATTTTTGGGAGACTGACAGCCCCTGTGAATTCTGAACTTAAGTACATTGTGTAGTAAAGAAGAGACCTATTTTATTTGGATTTGTTAAGTGTTTACCATATGCAGTCACGAGTTTGAGAAATTACAAGAAGATAAAACTGACTTACCACCTTTAAGTGACCAGAAAAACATTCAACTATTTGACTTTTACACCAATTCCTCCAGCTCCTGCTGTTTTTGGATATGAAGACAACTGTCATGTTCTACTCCCATCCATGCCACCAATTTGCTATGTGGCCTTAGGCAAGCCACCTCACCTTTCTGGTTCAGCAACCCCACCTGCCTCACTCACAGATATGTTTGAGGATTAGTTTACTTCTTCCAAGTCCAAGACAAGTGTTCCAAGTTGTACTTAAGAGCCATAAATGTGGATGGATGGTGCACTAGACTACTGAGCAGAGTGTAGAA
The DNA window shown above is from Trachemys scripta elegans isolate TJP31775 chromosome 1, CAS_Tse_1.0, whole genome shotgun sequence and carries:
- the C1H12orf73 gene encoding uncharacterized protein C12orf73 homolog, producing MPAGVSWSRYLKMLSASTLAMFAGAEVVHRYYRPDLTIPEIPPKPGELKTELLGLKQKPSEVHTSQQ